A stretch of Vigna angularis cultivar LongXiaoDou No.4 chromosome 4, ASM1680809v1, whole genome shotgun sequence DNA encodes these proteins:
- the LOC108331082 gene encoding citrate-binding protein: MLYQSIFHQTFLSFLLCITTLSLVASDPTDGFTRLPLSSSNFQVQKPHDVPQDQRYTFSNGVHTFIVFNTDKPHTSTSNTKPRTEIRITGYDYTSGVWQFEGYFYVPSGTTGVCIQQVFGGVTAATTSQSRVYSGSLTHYLSPTLETNIYNKWYRFNVIHDVGANNVKIFINGVQKFNGNGRGADDHYFKFGVYAQDGASYRMESRWRDIKIFRR, from the exons ATGTTGTATCAATCCATTTTCCATCAAACCTTTTTGTCATTTCTCCTTTGTATCACAACTCTTTCCTTGGTTGCTTCTGATCCCACAGATGGCTTCACCCGTCTTCCACTATCTAGCTCCAACTTTCAGGTCCAAAAGCCTCACGATGTTCCACAAGACCAGCGTTACACCTTTTCAAATGGAGTGCACACATTTATTGTATTCAACACAGACAAGCCTCACACGAGTACCAGCAATACAAAACCACGAACTGAGATTCGTATAACG GGCTACGATTATACATCTGGTGTGTGGCAATTTGAAGGGTATTTCTACGTCCCCAGTGGCACAACCGGGGTGTGCATCCAGCAAGTGTTCGGTGGAGTCACCGCTGCCACAACCTCTCAGAGTAGGGTCTATAGTGGATCTCTCACTCATTACTTATCACCTACTCTGGAAACAAACATCTACAATAAGTGGTACCGTTTCAACGTGATCCATGATGTGGGTGCCAACAACGTAAAGATTTTTATCAATGGGGTGCAGAAATTTAATGGAAATGGTCGTGGAGCCGACGATCACTATTTTAAGTTCGGGGTTTATGCACAGGACGGTGCTTCCTACCGCATGGAATCTCGATGGAGGGATATCAAGATTTTTAGAAGATAA